The following are encoded together in the Manduca sexta isolate Smith_Timp_Sample1 chromosome 22, JHU_Msex_v1.0, whole genome shotgun sequence genome:
- the LOC115443924 gene encoding testis-specific serine/threonine-protein kinase 1-like isoform X3, whose translation MEGKSKFHNIEDDLKLTGSEQLTLATRGYKMMKKINEGSYAKVYLAEYRNPNKNDKLSILACKVIDTNTAPKDFVKKFLPREIDMLIKLNHPHLVHTHSIFQRRFKYFIFMRYMEHGDLLEYILQKGAVQEDQARIWTRQLALAVQYMHELEIAHRDIKCENVLLTANQNAKLSDFGFARVCVDKKLKDIHSETFCGSLSYTAPEILQGAPYFPKPTDVWSLGIVLYVMLNRAMPFEDKHIKQLYQAQVNKNWKFRSRYIDAISENCKRLVTLMLEPNYQNRLKIDQIINSEWIAMDSRLLEWTPQETLAYRKARDEKLQLQRKLETLEATKSDKEVCLANTSMQIIT comes from the exons ATGGAGGGTAAATCTAAG TTTCATAATATTGAAGACGATTTAAAGCTAACTGGTTCTGAACAGCTTACGCTTGCGACACGTGGTTACAAAATGATGAAAAAGATTAACGAAGGCTCTTATGCAAAG gtgTATTTAGCAGAATACAGGAATCCAAATAAGAATGACAAATTGTCCATATTGGCTTGTAAAGTTATAGATACAAATACTGCGCCAAAAGATTTTGTCAAAAAATTCTTACCTAGAGAAATCGATATGCTGATCAAACTGAACCATCCACACCTCGTGCACACGCATAGTATATTCCAAAGGAGATTCAAGTATTTCATATTCATGCGGTATATGGAGCACGGGGACTTGTTAGAGTATATTCTGCAAAAGGGTGCCGTGCAGGAAGACCAAGCCAGGATATGGACGCGGCAGCTTGCGTTAGCGGTGCAGTACATGCATGAACTGGAAATAGCGCATCGAGACATCAAGTGCGAAAACGTTCTTCTAACTGCTAACCAGAATGCCAAACTCTCTGACTTCGGGTTCGCTCGCGTTTGCGTTGATAAGAAACTGAAGGATATCCATAGTGAAACATTTTGCGGTTCTCTCTCGTACACCGCGCCTGAGATCTTACAGGGTGCCCCATATTTTCCAAAACCCACCGATGTTTGGTCGCTAGGGATAGTCCTATACGTAATGTTGAACAGAGCCATGCCGTTCGAAgacaaacatataaaacaattatatcaggctcaagtaaataaaaattggaAGTTTCGTTCTCGTTATATCGATGCCATATCGGAAAACTGTAAACGTTTGGTTACACTGATGCTGGAGCCTAATTATCAGAATAGATTAAAAATAGATCAAATCATAAACAGTGAATGGATTGCTATGGATTCCAGATTACTCG AATGGACTCCACAAGAAACTTTAGCTTACAGAAAAGCACGTGATGAGAAGTTACAACTTCAGAGAAAGTTAGAAACTCTCGAAGCAACTAAATCTGATAAAGAAGTATGTCTCGCCAACACGTCAATG CAAATTATAACGTGA
- the LOC115443923 gene encoding testis-specific serine/threonine-protein kinase 3-like isoform X1 has translation MGATDKVDLSTTQSDLMVLQEKGFILEKIIGEGSYAKVYKATHMVDETRHTIMACKVIDTAQAPRDYLTKFLPRELDVLIRINHPHIVHVSNIFQRRAKYFIFLRFAENGDLLDFLTQNGAVPENQSRLWMRQILSGLQYIHTLNIAHRDLKCENILITANYNVKITDFGFARNVRQRDRDILSETYCGSLSYAAPEVLKGVPYLPKLADMWSLGIILYTMLNKALPFNETSVKKLYEKQVMRKWRFRTSVVNQLSTECKQQVTQLMEPEAKARPTAGTIFNGPWIGMDPRLTKLTFLEESLLKQAQEDAQRRERDAEEDSEVERIAELRRRGRGKEGLKVLKNADTNYIKSQHLFDSKE, from the exons ATGGGTGCGACCGATAAAGTAGATCTTAGCACAACACAGTCCGATCTCATGGTGTTGCAAGAAAAGGGGTTCATATTAGAGAAAATCAttggagaaggatcttatgctAAG GTTTACAAAGCTACGCATATGGTCGACGAGACCCGCCACACTATAATGGCTTGTAAAGTAATCGACACAGCGCAAGCTCCCCGCGACTATCTCACTAAGTTCTTACCGCGCGAATTAGACGTTCTTATACGCATTAACCACCCCCATATTGTTCACGTTTCCAATATATTTCAACGCCGAGCGAAATACTTTATTTTCCTCCGATTTGCCGAGAACGGCGATCTGTTAGATTTCCTAACTCAAAATGGTGCTGTGCCAGAAAACCAGAGCAGATTGTGGATGCGGCAAATATTGTCGGGTCTTCAATACATACACACGTTAAACATAGCTCACAGAGATTTAAAATgtgaaaacatattaattacagCAAATTATAACGTGAAGATCACAGATTTTGGTTTCGCTCGGAACGTTCGTCAACGCGACCGTGACATACTGAGCGAGACCTACTGTGGCTCGCTGTCGTATGCAGCGCCAGAAGTGCTCAAGGGTGTGCCATATTTGCCGAAGCTAGCCGATATGTGGTCGTTGGGAATAATACTCTACACAATGCTAAATAAGGCGTTGCCTTTTAATGAAACCTCCGTCAAGAAGTTATATGAGAAACAg GTGATGAGGAAATGGCGTTTTCGTACGAGCGTAGTGAACCAGTTGTCGACAGAATGCAAGCAACAGGTGACTCAGTTGATGGAACCAGAAGCGAAAGCGCGTCCGACCGCCGGAACCATTTTCAACGGACCTTGGATTGGCATGGATCCAAGACTCACAA aGCTAACGTTCTTAGAAGAGTCTCTACTAAAGCAGGCGCAGGAAGACGCACAGAGGCGAGAGAGAGATGCGGAGGAAGACAGTGAAGTGGAGAGGATTGCAGAACTACGTCGTAGGGGACGCGGCAAAG AGGGAttgaaagtattaaaaaatgcCGACACGAACTACATAAAATCTCAACATCTATTTGATAGTAAAGAGTAA
- the LOC115443924 gene encoding testis-specific serine/threonine-protein kinase 1-like isoform X1 yields the protein MEGKSKFHNIEDDLKLTGSEQLTLATRGYKMMKKINEGSYAKVYLAEYRNPNKNDKLSILACKVIDTNTAPKDFVKKFLPREIDMLIKLNHPHLVHTHSIFQRRFKYFIFMRYMEHGDLLEYILQKGAVQEDQARIWTRQLALAVQYMHELEIAHRDIKCENVLLTANQNAKLSDFGFARVCVDKKLKDIHSETFCGSLSYTAPEILQGAPYFPKPTDVWSLGIVLYVMLNRAMPFEDKHIKQLYQAQVNKNWKFRSRYIDAISENCKRLVTLMLEPNYQNRLKIDQIINSEWIAMDSRLLEWTPQETLAYRKARDEKLQLQRKLETLEATKSDKEVCLANTSMVKNNFDVTASTSSCKL from the exons ATGGAGGGTAAATCTAAG TTTCATAATATTGAAGACGATTTAAAGCTAACTGGTTCTGAACAGCTTACGCTTGCGACACGTGGTTACAAAATGATGAAAAAGATTAACGAAGGCTCTTATGCAAAG gtgTATTTAGCAGAATACAGGAATCCAAATAAGAATGACAAATTGTCCATATTGGCTTGTAAAGTTATAGATACAAATACTGCGCCAAAAGATTTTGTCAAAAAATTCTTACCTAGAGAAATCGATATGCTGATCAAACTGAACCATCCACACCTCGTGCACACGCATAGTATATTCCAAAGGAGATTCAAGTATTTCATATTCATGCGGTATATGGAGCACGGGGACTTGTTAGAGTATATTCTGCAAAAGGGTGCCGTGCAGGAAGACCAAGCCAGGATATGGACGCGGCAGCTTGCGTTAGCGGTGCAGTACATGCATGAACTGGAAATAGCGCATCGAGACATCAAGTGCGAAAACGTTCTTCTAACTGCTAACCAGAATGCCAAACTCTCTGACTTCGGGTTCGCTCGCGTTTGCGTTGATAAGAAACTGAAGGATATCCATAGTGAAACATTTTGCGGTTCTCTCTCGTACACCGCGCCTGAGATCTTACAGGGTGCCCCATATTTTCCAAAACCCACCGATGTTTGGTCGCTAGGGATAGTCCTATACGTAATGTTGAACAGAGCCATGCCGTTCGAAgacaaacatataaaacaattatatcaggctcaagtaaataaaaattggaAGTTTCGTTCTCGTTATATCGATGCCATATCGGAAAACTGTAAACGTTTGGTTACACTGATGCTGGAGCCTAATTATCAGAATAGATTAAAAATAGATCAAATCATAAACAGTGAATGGATTGCTATGGATTCCAGATTACTCG AATGGACTCCACAAGAAACTTTAGCTTACAGAAAAGCACGTGATGAGAAGTTACAACTTCAGAGAAAGTTAGAAACTCTCGAAGCAACTAAATCTGATAAAGAAGTATGTCTCGCCAACACGTCAATGGTAAAAAACAATTTCGACGTCACAGCTTCCACATCGTCTTG CAAATTATAA
- the LOC115443922 gene encoding ER degradation-enhancing alpha-mannosidase-like protein 2, translating into MKILYLILFSILCFGCRIHFAIRVYKKADIIKLREEVREMFQHAYDSYLRYAYPYDELRPLSCDGMDTWGSYSLTLIDALDTLAIMGNYTEFNRVADILLQKKNFDADINVSVFETNIRVIGGLLSAHLLSHKTGMELEPGWPCNGPLLRLAEDVAQRLIVAFDTTTGMPYGTINMRSGVPPGETSVTCTAGIGTFIVEFGTLSRLTGDPLYEEVAYNALMALYHHRSPIGLVGNHIDVMSGRWTAQDAGIGGGVDSYYEYLVKGAILLEKPELMSMFIEARQAIEKYLKKDDWFVWATMLRGHVTLPVFQSLESFWPGLLSLIGESDSAMRTIHNYHSVWRQYGFTPEMYNLGTGEASSSRESYPLRPELIESIMYLYRDTRDPILLQMGEDILRSIQHSARTPCGYATIKDVRDHRKEDRMESFFLSETTKYLYLLFDPDNFIHNPGVQGKVINTPNGECIVDVGGYIFNTEAHPIDPTMLYCCHEARQGINISEVHRIYQILEEEDNIKFMTMIEATAKKDVKNETQEQVSEDISLKDKDLPADNSESVEIKSDYNQVLIKTETKTGYVNIDGTEIDNTITESNLMEIVKERISSYYNDTMNIASTEASEGKASDDVVEATVEVDDIIVPQIPQEQEKLQPPSVTKAKETIKMLPKVIQDFLNSDWKSKPKCEPQRMLERIRKEKKYPDHPDVNKYQYLLTPAPSFLQRISLAGEFLNKKHLEL; encoded by the exons atgaaaatattatatttaatattattttcaatactaTGTTTTGGCTGTCGTATTCATTTTGCAATAAGAGTATACAAAAAGGCGGATATAATAAAGCTGAG GGAGGAGGTACGAGAAATGTTTCAACATGCATATGATAGTTACTTAAGATACGCTTATCCATATGATGAGCTTCGCCCCTTGAGTTGCGATGGCATGGACACCTGGGGTAGCTATTCTCTCACACTCATTGATGCTTTAGACACTTTAGCCATAATGGGAAACTACACAGAATTCAATAGAGTGGCAGATATTCTATTACAAAAGAAGAATTTTGATGCAGACATCAATGTGTCTGTGTTTGAGACTAATATAAGAGTTATTGGTGGATTATTGAGTGCGCATCTTTTGTCACACAA AACTGGTATGGAACTAGAACCTGGCTGGCCATGTAACGGACCATTGCTCCGATTAGCTGAAGATGTTGCACAGCGGTTGATAGTGGCTTTCGACACAACAACTGGTATGCCTTACGGTACAATAAATATGAGATCAGGTGTACCCCCAGGGGAGACTAGCGTGACATGCACAGCTGGTATTGGTACATTTATTGTCGAGTTTGGAACATTAAGTCGACTTACTGGAGATCCTTTGTATGAAGAG gtggCATATAATGCTTTGATGGCTCTGTACCATCACAGGTCACCTATTGGTTTAGTAGGAAATCACATTGATGTAATGTCAGGCCGCTGGACTGCTCAGGATGCAGGCATTGGAGGTGGCGTTGActcatattatgaatatttggtTAAGG GAGCAATATTACTAGAGAAGCCTGAACTAATGTCAATGTTCATAGAAGCTCGTCAAGCCATTGAAAAGTACTTGAAGAAGGACGATTGGTTTGTGTGGGCCACGATGTTGCGTGGCCACGTCACGCTGCCTGTGTTTCAATCCCTCGAGTCCTTCTGGCCCGGACTGCTTAGTCTCATCG GTGAAAGTGACTCGGCGATGCGCACCATCCACAATTATCACAGCGTTTGGCGACAGTATGGTTTTACTCCTGAAATGTATAACCTGGGCACGGGCGAGGCTTCCTCCTCGAGAGAGAGTTACCCCTTGCGGCCTGAACTCATAGAGTCTATTATGTATTTGTACCGAGACACGAGGGACCCGATACTGTTGCAGATGGGCGAGGATATACTGAGGAGTATACAGCACAGTGCTAGAACACCATGCGGATATGCTACT ATTAAAGACGTTCGTGACCACCGCAAAGAGGATCGCATGGAGTCGTTCTTCCTTTCAGAAACTACAAAGTACTTATACTTATTATTCGACCCGGACAACTTTATACACAATCCGGGAGTGCAAGGCAAGGTCATCAATACGCCAAATGGTGAATGTATTGTGGATGTTGGCGGCTATATATTCAACACAGAGGCTCATCCTATCGACCCGACAATGTTGTATTGTTGTCACGAAGCTAGACAAGG GATAAATATAAGCGAAGTTCACAGGATATACCAAATTTTAGAAGAGGaagataacatcaaatttaTGACAATGATCGAAGCGACGGCTAAAAAAGATGTAAAAAATGAAACTCAAGAACAAGTTTCAGAAGATATTTCATTAAAGGATAAAGATCTCCCTGCTGATAATTCTGAAAGTGTAGAAATCAAGTCTGATTATAATCAGGTGTTAATAAAAACAGAGACGAAGACTGGCTATGTCAATATAGACGGAACTGAAATAGACAATACCATTACAGAATCTAATTTGATGGAAATAGTTAAAGAACGCATTAGCTCCTACTACAATGATACGATGAATATAGCTTCCACAGAAGCATCAGAGGGTAAAGCGTCAGACGATGTTGTCGAAGCTACAGTGGAAGTAGATGACATTATAGTACCTCAAATACCTCAAGAGCAAGAAAAATTGCAACCACCAAGCGTAACAAAAGCAAAGGAGACAATTAAGATGTTGCCAAAAGTTATACAAGATTTTTTAAACAGTGATTGGAAATCCAAACCTAAATGCGAACCGCAGAGAATGTTAGAAAGAATTCGTAAAGAGAAGAAATATCCTGATCATCCTGATgtgaataaatatcaatatctaTTAACACCAGCGCCATCTTTCTTACAAAGGATATCGTTAGCGGgggaatttttaaacaaaaaacatttagaaTTGTGA
- the LOC115443924 gene encoding testis-specific serine/threonine-protein kinase 1-like isoform X2: MTELKSSASEENTLSSKGYKLLKFIGEGAYAKVFLTEYSNKDDSHRATLACKIIETSKAPKDFVVKFLPREIDVLIRLNHPHLIHVHSIFQRKTKYYIFMRYTENGDLLGYILKNGCVSENQSRVWMRQLALGLQYLHELEITHRDIKCENVLLTANFNVKISDFGFSRFCVDEDENTVLSETYCGSMSYAAPEILRGKPYLPKPTDLWSLGVVLFVMLNKSMPFDDTRMRKLYEQQMGKKYRFRSRVASVLSLECKSVVKHLLEPDPGLRHTATHILSSEWIAMDSRLTTLNAVEAAALKRAKEERRKLSETRKNPPKRQGDILEGQQRESVFRASEMIKSLANVTAKQKKTE; encoded by the exons ATGACCGAACTGAAATCTAGTGCATCCGAAGAAAATACGTTGTCTTCTAAAGGATATAAGTTACTTAAATTCATAGGTGAAGGAGCATACGCTAAG GTTTTCTTAACTGAGTATTCTAATAAAGACGATTCTCACAGAGCGACACTCGCGTGCAAGATTATAGAAACATCAAAGGCTCCAAAAGACTTTGTTGTAAAGTTTTTACCGCGTGAAATAGACGTCCTTATACGTTTAAACCATCCACACCTAATACACGTGCACAGCATATTTCaacgaaaaacaaaatactatatatttatgaGGTATACTGAGAATGGCGATTTGCtcggatatattttaaaaaacggTTGTGTATCCGAAAATCAATCGAGAGTGTGGATGCGACAACTTGCCCTAGGGTTACAGTACCTGCATGAATTAGAAATTACTCACCGAGACATTAAGTGCGAAAATGTATTACTAACAGCTAATTTTAACGTAAAAATTTCTGATTTCGGTTTCTCGCGGTTTTGCGTGGACGAGGACGAGAATACCGTCCTAAGTGAGACCTACTGTGGCTCCATGTCATACGCAGCACCAGAGATCTTACGCGGTAAACCGTATCTCCCAAAACCGACTGACCTCTGGTCGTTGGGAGTGGTGTTGTTTGTAATGCTGAACAAGTCTATGCCCTTCGACGACACTCGTATGCGCAAGTTATATGAGCAACAGATGGGCAAGAAGTATCGGTTCAGGTCGCGAGTCGCTAGTGTCCTTTCACTGGAGTGCAAGAGCGTCGTGAAACATTTGCTGGAACCTGACCCTGGACTGCGTCACACCGCTACGCATATTCTAAGCTCCGAGTGGATTGCTATGGACAGTAGACTAACAA CTTTAAATGCAGTAGAAGCAGCAGCACTGAAGCGAGCAAAAGAAGAGCGTCGAAAATTATCAGAAACCCGCAAAAACCCACCAAAAAGACAAGGCGATATATTAGAAGGACAACAAAGAGAATCTGTATTTAGG GCCAGTGAAATGATAAAATCTTTAGCTAATGTAACAGCTAAGCAAAAGAAAACAGAGTAG
- the LOC115443923 gene encoding testis-specific serine/threonine-protein kinase 3-like isoform X2 has translation MVDETRHTIMACKVIDTAQAPRDYLTKFLPRELDVLIRINHPHIVHVSNIFQRRAKYFIFLRFAENGDLLDFLTQNGAVPENQSRLWMRQILSGLQYIHTLNIAHRDLKCENILITANYNVKITDFGFARNVRQRDRDILSETYCGSLSYAAPEVLKGVPYLPKLADMWSLGIILYTMLNKALPFNETSVKKLYEKQVMRKWRFRTSVVNQLSTECKQQVTQLMEPEAKARPTAGTIFNGPWIGMDPRLTKLTFLEESLLKQAQEDAQRRERDAEEDSEVERIAELRRRGRGKEGLKVLKNADTNYIKSQHLFDSKE, from the exons ATGGTCGACGAGACCCGCCACACTATAATGGCTTGTAAAGTAATCGACACAGCGCAAGCTCCCCGCGACTATCTCACTAAGTTCTTACCGCGCGAATTAGACGTTCTTATACGCATTAACCACCCCCATATTGTTCACGTTTCCAATATATTTCAACGCCGAGCGAAATACTTTATTTTCCTCCGATTTGCCGAGAACGGCGATCTGTTAGATTTCCTAACTCAAAATGGTGCTGTGCCAGAAAACCAGAGCAGATTGTGGATGCGGCAAATATTGTCGGGTCTTCAATACATACACACGTTAAACATAGCTCACAGAGATTTAAAATgtgaaaacatattaattacagCAAATTATAACGTGAAGATCACAGATTTTGGTTTCGCTCGGAACGTTCGTCAACGCGACCGTGACATACTGAGCGAGACCTACTGTGGCTCGCTGTCGTATGCAGCGCCAGAAGTGCTCAAGGGTGTGCCATATTTGCCGAAGCTAGCCGATATGTGGTCGTTGGGAATAATACTCTACACAATGCTAAATAAGGCGTTGCCTTTTAATGAAACCTCCGTCAAGAAGTTATATGAGAAACAg GTGATGAGGAAATGGCGTTTTCGTACGAGCGTAGTGAACCAGTTGTCGACAGAATGCAAGCAACAGGTGACTCAGTTGATGGAACCAGAAGCGAAAGCGCGTCCGACCGCCGGAACCATTTTCAACGGACCTTGGATTGGCATGGATCCAAGACTCACAA aGCTAACGTTCTTAGAAGAGTCTCTACTAAAGCAGGCGCAGGAAGACGCACAGAGGCGAGAGAGAGATGCGGAGGAAGACAGTGAAGTGGAGAGGATTGCAGAACTACGTCGTAGGGGACGCGGCAAAG AGGGAttgaaagtattaaaaaatgcCGACACGAACTACATAAAATCTCAACATCTATTTGATAGTAAAGAGTAA
- the LOC115443953 gene encoding cyclin-A1, with amino-acid sequence MAFRIHEDQENTTLGLRKDNADIFSANQRRALGDLSQFACNQNRSSKLPGLTNGTCKVQDENRTMRQIKNEKNIVPPVAQFRAFSVYEDKPSETEVKKRESTYKPFATKETRKENNFFLTAAENVRSLCTQAEKQALAEKKPDRPKEVPPLRQPLQSKKDEAESPMSLVDSSVLSMSISKNESQLLEDIEEEETTIAQNDRDMFFHVVEYRQDIYEYMMEIEVKNRPNPRYMRKQPDITHVMRSILVDWLVEVCDEYQQQSETLHLAVSYVDRFLSYMSVVRTKLQLVGTAATYIAAKYEEVYPPEVSEFVYITDDTYTKREVLRMEHLILKVLSFDLSTPTSLAFLSHYCISNGLSKKTFHLAAYIAELCLLEADPYLQFKPSIIAASSLATARHCLLCENCTCVMSSRESRDQPSHVDSQCAAMAWPAALSSCSGYSLADLEPCMRELARTHSHASVQPYQAIPDKYKSNKFEGVSLIEPRPMFPVSKYQPPAPSNNARPPSEAARAT; translated from the exons ATGGCTTTCAGAATTCACGAAGATCAAGAAAATACTACTTTGGGGCTACGAAAAGACAATGCTGATATATTTTCGGCAAACCAACGGCGTGCATTGGGGGACCTTAGTCAGTTTGCGTGTAATCAGAATCGGAGCAGTAAACTG CCCGGTTTGACGAATGGAACTTGTAAAGTTCAAGATGAGAATAGGACAATGCGCCAAATTAAGAACGAAAAGAACATTGTGCCTCCCGTGGCGCAATTCCGCGCGTTTAGCGTCTATGAAGACAAACCGTCGGAGACGGAGGTTAAAAAGCGCGAGTCTACCTATAAACCGTTTGCTACTAAGGAAACAAGGAAGGAAAATAATTTCTTCTTGACTGCCGCCGAAAATGTAAGGTCGCTGTGCACCCAGGCCGAAAAACAGGCGTTAGCGGAAAAGAAACCAGATCGGCCTAAAGAAGTACCTCCTCTTCG GCAACCATTACAATCAAAAAAAGATGAGGCGGAATCTCCAATGTCACTTGTGGACTCCAGTGTCCTTTCTATGTCTATATCTAAAAATGAGAGCCAATTGCTTGAAGATATTGAGGAAGAAGAGACCACCATTGCACAGAACGATCGGGATATGTTCTTCCATGTTGTGGAGTACCGCCAAGATATATATGAATACATGATGGAAATTgag GTTAAAAACAGACCTAACCCTCGGTACATGCGCAAGCAGCCTGATATTACACACGTCATGCGTTCTATATTAGTCGACTGGCTTGTGGAAGTGTGTGATGAATATCAACAGCAGAGCGAGACACTTCACCTTGCTGTGTCATATGTGGACCGTTTCCTCTCATACATGAGCGTTGTACGTACAAAGTTGCAACTTGTTGGCACTGCTGCCACATACATTGCAGC GAAATATGAAGAGGTGTACCCTCCCGAAGTGTCGGAATTCGTATACATCACAGATGACACATACACAAAACGTGAAGTACTTAGGATGgaacacttaattttaaaagtactgTCGTTTGACCTGTCTACACCCACATCCCTTGCGTTTCTTTCACATTATTGCATATCTAATGGTCTTTCCAAGAAAACATTCCACCTGGCTgct tatattGCTGAATTGTGCCTGCTGGAAGCAGACCCATACTTACAATTTAAACCATCTATCATTGCGGCATCTTCGTTGGCGACTGCCCGTCACTGCCTGCTATGTGAAAATTGCACATGTGTGATGAGTTCGCGTGAGAGCCGCGATCAGCCTTCACACGTGGACTCGCAGTGTGCCGCGATGGCGTGGCCGGCAGCGTTGTCGAGCTGCTCGGGGTACTCGCTCGCAGACCTGGAGCCGTGCATGCGAGAGCTCGCGCGCACACACTCGCATGCATCGGTGCAGCCGTACCAAGCAATACCCGACAAGTATAAGAGTAATAA ATTTGAGGGCGTATCGTTAATTGAGCCGAGGCCGATGTTCCCAGTGTCGAAGTACCAGCCGCCCGCGCCGAGTAACAACGCGCGGCCCCCGTCTGAAGCCGCGCGTGCCACCTAG